CCGCCGGGGCCGACGCCACGGCCCTCGTCACAGACGTTCTTGGCGGCGCGGGAGGCGATGTCGCGGGGCACCAGGTTGCCGAAGGCGGGGTAGATCCGCTCCAGGTAGTAGTCGCGCTCGTCGTCGGGGATGTCGCCGGGGGCGCGCGTGTCGCCCGCCGCCACGGGCACCCAGACCCGGCCGTCGTTGCGCAGCGACTCCGACATCAGCGTCAGCTTCGACTGGTACTCGCCCGACACCGGGATGCAGGTCGGGTGGATCTGCGTATAGCAGGGGTTGGCGAAGTAGGCGCCCTTCTCGTGCGCCCGCCAGATCGCCGTGGTGTTGCAGCCCTTGGCGTTCGTGGACAGGTAGAAGACGTTGCCGTAGCCGCCGGTGGCCAGCACGACCGCGTCGGCCATGTGCCGCTCGATCTCGCCGGTCACCATGTCGCGCACGATGATGCCGCGCGCCCTGCCGTCGGAGACGATCAGCTCGAGCATCTCGTGCCTGGTGAACATCTCCACGGTCCCGGCCGCTACCTGGCGCTCCAGCGCCTGGTAGGCGCCGAGCAGCAGCTGCTGGCCCGTCTGGCCCCTGGCGTAGAAGGTGCGAGAGACCTGCGCGCCGCCGAAGGAGCGGGTGTCGAGCAGCCCGCCGTACTCACGGGCGAACGGCACACCCTGCGCGACGGCCTGGTCGATGATGTTCACCGACACCTGGGCCAGGCGGTAGACGTTCGACTCGCGGGCGCGGAAGTCGCCGCCCTTCACGGTGTCGTAGAACAGCCGGTAGATCGAGTCGCCGTCGCCCCGGTAGTTCTTCGCGGCGTTGATGCCACCCTGCGCGGCGATGGAGTGCGCGCGGCGCGGTGAGTCCTGGTAGCAGAAGGACTTCACGTTGTAGCCCAGCTCGCCCAGGGTCGCGGCGGCCGAGCCGCCCGCCAGGCCGGTGCCGACCACGATGACCTGAAGCTTGCGCTTGTTGGCCGGGTTGACCAGCTTGGCGCTGAACTTCCGCTTCTCCCAGCGCTCCTCGATGGGACCCGCGGGAGCCTTGGTGTCCCTGATCTCCGTGCCCTCGGTGTACTTCACTTCACCACTCCAGTCATGACGGCGATCGGCACCGCGAGGAACCCGAGGACCAGCACGGCCGAGACCAGGGCGGCCACGGCGTTCAGGGTCTTGTAGCGGCTGCCGTTCGACCAGCCGAGCGTCTGGAACATGCTCCACAGGCCGTGCCGGAGGTGGAGGCCCACCATCACGACGGCCACGACGTAGAAGAGGGTGACCCACCAACGCCCTGGCTGGAAGCCGTCGACCAGCCTCTCGGACGGCGCCGAGTCGAACCCGGCGGGGTTGACCACGCCGAAGGTGAGGTCGAGCAGGTGCCAGATCACGAACAGCGCGATGGTGATGCCGCCGAACCGCATGATGTGCGTCGTGTAGCCCTTGGCCTGCGACTTCTTCACCGCGTACTTCACCGGGCGGGCCTTGCTGGCGCGCCTGGCCAGCGAGATGGCCGCCCACATGTGCAGGACGACGCTGGCGAACAGCACCACTTCGACGAGCGTCAGCAGCGTGCGGTACGGCACGAGCGGCTCGCCCATGGTCCGCAGGAAGTGGGCGTACTCGTCGAACGAGTCCTTGCTCAGGAAGATCTTGAGGTTGCCCGTCATGTGGCCGAGGAGGAAGATCACCAGGATGGCGCCCGTGACGGCCATCACGGCCTTCTTGCCGTTGGAGGAGCCCAGGAACCCGCCGGACTTCTTGGGCGTTGCAGGCTTGGGAGCCTTCGCGGGGGAGCTAACCGGCGCGGTGGCGGACCCGCGCTCAATCGTGGCTGTCACGTCTTCCGACGCTAATTAAGCTGCGATTATCCGTCCAAGTCATCATGGTTCTCGTTTCGATAGCCAGGGGCTATTTGCCGGGCAGGAAGCGGCCTGTGCCCCGCCGCGGTGCGATCAATGTCACACCCCGTACGCTGTGGAAAGTGCAGCTCCAGCAGCTCGCCTACTTCGTCGCGGTGGCGGAGACCAGGCACTTCACCCAGGCCGCCGAACGCATGCGCGTCGCGCAGCCGTCGCTGAGCAAGCAGATCAAGGCGCTGGAGACCGAGCTGGGCGCGCCACTGTTCTCCCGCGCGCGCGGGAACGTCACGCTCACGCCCGCGGGCGAGGCCCTGCTGCCGCTGGCGCGCCGGATGCTGGCCGACGCCGACACCGCCCGCCAGGAGGTCGCCGAGCTGGCCGGGTTGAGGCGAGGCAGGGTACGGCTCGGCGCCACCCCCTCCCTCTGCGCCGGACTGCTGG
This window of the Nonomuraea africana genome carries:
- a CDS encoding fumarate reductase/succinate dehydrogenase flavoprotein subunit translates to MKYTEGTEIRDTKAPAGPIEERWEKRKFSAKLVNPANKRKLQVIVVGTGLAGGSAAATLGELGYNVKSFCYQDSPRRAHSIAAQGGINAAKNYRGDGDSIYRLFYDTVKGGDFRARESNVYRLAQVSVNIIDQAVAQGVPFAREYGGLLDTRSFGGAQVSRTFYARGQTGQQLLLGAYQALERQVAAGTVEMFTRHEMLELIVSDGRARGIIVRDMVTGEIERHMADAVVLATGGYGNVFYLSTNAKGCNTTAIWRAHEKGAYFANPCYTQIHPTCIPVSGEYQSKLTLMSESLRNDGRVWVPVAAGDTRAPGDIPDDERDYYLERIYPAFGNLVPRDIASRAAKNVCDEGRGVGPGGLGVYLDFRDAINRLGRDAVEKKYGNLFEMYERITGEDPYTQPMRIYPAVHYTMGGLWVDYDLQSTIPGLFVIGEANFSDHGANRLGASALMQGLADGYFVLPTTIGDYLANGPYGEVDEEAVAEAEIKVRTKIDKLLSINGTRTPDSFHRELGKIMWDYCGMERTEESLRKALELIPSLREEFWRNVKVSGSAEELNQVLEKAGRVADFFDLAELMCLDALVRTESCGGHFRAESQDADGEALRDDENFAHVSAWEHTPDGPVLHKEPLEYEYVKMSQRSYK
- a CDS encoding succinate dehydrogenase cytochrome b subunit; the protein is MTATIERGSATAPVSSPAKAPKPATPKKSGGFLGSSNGKKAVMAVTGAILVIFLLGHMTGNLKIFLSKDSFDEYAHFLRTMGEPLVPYRTLLTLVEVVLFASVVLHMWAAISLARRASKARPVKYAVKKSQAKGYTTHIMRFGGITIALFVIWHLLDLTFGVVNPAGFDSAPSERLVDGFQPGRWWVTLFYVVAVVMVGLHLRHGLWSMFQTLGWSNGSRYKTLNAVAALVSAVLVLGFLAVPIAVMTGVVK